The Pochonia chlamydosporia 170 chromosome 1, whole genome shotgun sequence genome window below encodes:
- a CDS encoding DNA helicase (similar to Metarhizium acridum CQMa 102 XP_007811172.1), which yields MSQSTTKNDEAAAKPTKPQSFTTFYRPCAVIPGHLSGPIIGGASLGVSTDIDTRIMSSKSPGKDPWMGFTIEFPRGKNCEDEGFGMCHSLDPSQGMPGTSHFGVPVPAETLRINVKFPRGEIMSTFEKADDKNQLRKMFPNVPADKDLVLIEVSCKSEVVVEGLGLPFSNPGHPAHGWLNNNEHIAKDMTLMSMFEQRDFCIVVAKTPLATLEKEWDEDKLPPPFRYPYNADQSWQGLYPYIDQLKEAKGPQFTPAWTYVDDNSHLAVTCQSQVQDVLWVEEAARNIRSTPLPAYFVDLPSKMGSMYYVIVQLPKTFIRKYESAWRRLTKCDFFKLNLYGSSEEAEYLMPKEKFDDDLKRPNWDAKFVNNHNHREEHLVDHPTEAEDLVLLVRRPAKHEHGRDPLYQNWVGLHFDADFNEARRKVEAAWELRPGAKPSNPGVFGLAGGSKETFDPVNTESRELKVLWDMRVHRALLRGTGFYECLRAYARNPLDPLQATAGHQFEGTHYKEPFTRGTSLSPPVQSLLPTSDEDFVTGLMEEAHPDDRVRFRNYLSTRQLGLGLITAGPGFGKTTALAVAALGMIASLGPIYLTAPTNVAVNNAAVRLANVDARVTERLNKGKMIDDSTFHRRRLIIRPWNAADELMAFENLLRDPESLEQATPRRGWRSSKWQLELSTAFWLLIVLRSPAVRELSPDDSPLLHELRRIIDADADMAILRSRATGQASWQEYLDWKRGIPTNVVITTFFNILQGAADALCTTPAKSCDDFKGWKTNRAKGIAVDEAGNMTRPDLYSVWGNTGIPCVLAGDDKQLPPFVATMEEVDEEQNALNRHGPDGKISPLLFFKAIGWPVYRLRIQHRMAQGQFDFCHDKVYSDVPFTYGPGCQIQLPQHEIGRKLESYLGAKYPELRPAAPGQLAPVFVHCQGSYTFVDPVTKSKLNIDQVKIGLDLILDFVREASVDPKDIAIISPYAANVDMIAKIRRNHKYTALANMPPASTVDSFQGQEGDITVVLMGTTRAVGPGFTCNENRLNVMLTRHKSGLVIIGDLDVTGNVETLLKKAKERAKKGKGKGKGKSMANNPDVMQVESNTGERVYVKVHMLRDLCVSSHESGRVIHIQVPEKDKSGKDGANAGR from the exons ATGTCTCAATCAACGACTAAAAACGACGAGGCTGCCGCCAAGCCTACCAAGCCACAATCCTTCACAACCTTTTACAGGCCTTGTGCCGTTATTCCTGGCCACCTGTCAGGCCCGATCATCGGTGGAGCGTCTTTGGGAGTCTCAACAGACATTGACACCCGGATCATGTCATCAAAGTCTCCCGGCAAAGACCCATGGATGGGATTCACCATTGAGTTTCCACGCGGCAAGAACTGCGAGGACGAAGGCTTTGGCATGTGTCATTCAC TGGATCCTTCACAAGGGATGCCTGGGACCAGCCACTTTGGTGTTCCCGTACCAGCCGAAACGCTCAgaatcaatgtcaagtttccCCGCGGTGAAATAATGAGCACGTTTGAGAAAGCGGACGACAAGAACCAGCTACGGAAAATGTTCCCCAATGTGCCCGCGGACAAAGACCTGGTCCTCATCGAGGTGTCCTGCAAAAGTGAGGTCGTGGTGGAGGGTCTAGGCTTGCCATTCTCCAACCCTGGTCATCCTGCTCACGGATGGCTGAATAATAATGAGCATATTGCCAAGGACATGACACTCATGAGCATGTTCGAGCAAAGAGACTTCTGCATTGTGGTAGCAAAGACACCCTTGGCCACACTGGAAAAGGAATGGGACGAAGACAAACTGCCCCCCCCTTTCCGCTATCCTTACAACGCAGATCAGTCATGGCAAGGCTTGTATCCGTACATCGACCAGCtcaaagaagcaaaaggacCACAGTTCACGCCGGCCTGGACATATGTTGATGACAATTCTCACTTGGCTGTCACCTGCCAGTCTCAAGTCCAAGACGTCTTGTGGGTAGAAGAAGCCGCTCGTAATATTCGTTCAACACCACTGCCAGCCTATTTTGTCGACCTGCCCTCCAAAATGGGGTCAATGTACTATGTGATTGTGCAACTGCCAAAGACTTTCATTCGCAAGTACGAGTCAGCTTGGCGTCGTTTGACCAAATGCGACTTCTTTAAGCTCAATTTGTACGGCAGCTCGGAGGAAGCGGAGTATCTAATGCCGAAGGAGAAGTTCGATGACGACCTCAAGAGGCCAAACTGGGATGCAAAGTTTGTGaacaaccacaatcacaGAGAAGAGCATCTCGTGGATCATCCTACAGAAGCAGAGGATTTGGTGCTTCTGGTTCGCCGTCCTGCCAAACACGAGCATGGTCGTGACCCGCTGTACCAG AATTGGGTCGGACTACACTTCGACGCGGACTTTAATGAGGCGAGACGCAAGGTTGAGGCCGCTTGGGAGTTGCGCCCGGGTGCTAAACCGTCCAACCCGGGCGTTTTTGGTCTTGCTGGAGGTTCCAAGGAGACTTTCGACCCAGTCAACACAGAGTCGCGCGAGTTAAAGGTCTTGTGGGATATGCGAGTTCACCGCGCTCTCCTTAGAGGGACGGGATTTTACGAATGCCTTCGAGCGTATGCCAGAAATCCTTTGGACCCCTTGCAGGCAACCGCTGGCCATCAATTTGAAGGGACGCATTACAAAGAGCCTTTTACTCGAGGCACATCACTGTCGCCGCCTGTGCAAAGTCTTTTGCCTACCTCTGATGAAGATTTTGTGACTGGCCTAATGGAAGAAGCTCATCCTGACGACCGGGTTCGGTTTCGAAACTATCTCAGCACGAGAcagcttgggcttggtctAATCACTGCA GGCCCTGGATTCGGAAAGACAACAGCCCTCGCCGTTGCGGCTCTTGGGATGATTGCAAGCTTGGGACCAATTTACCTCACAGCACCGACCAATGTCGCCGTCAATAATGCAGCAGTCCGCCTTGCTAATGTTGATGCCCGTGTAACGGAACGACTCAACAAAGGCAAGATGATAGATGATTCAACCTTTCACCGTCGTCGCCTGATAATTCGTCCTTGGAACGCTGCAGACGAGCTCATGGCTTTCGAAAACCTACTCCGCGACCCAGAAAGCCTGGAACAGGCCACACCGCGCCGAGGATGGAGGTCGAGCAAGTGGCAGCTGGAGTTATCAACCGCATTTTGGCTGCTCATAGTCCTAAGGTCTCCGGCAGTCAGAGAGCTCAGCCCGGATGACAGTCCTCTCTTGCATGAGCTGCGGAGGATTATTGACGCTGATGCAGACATGGCCATTCTTCGGAGCAGAGCAACCGGCCAAGCCAGCTGGCAGGAGTACTTGGACTGGAAACGTGGCATTCCTACCAATGTGGTCATCACAACgttcttcaacatcctccaagGTGCCGCGGATGCTTTGTGTACCACCCCTGCCAAGTCTTGCGACGATTTCAAAGGGTGGAAGACGAACAGGGCCAAGGgaattgctgttgatgaggccGGCAACATGACACGACCAGATCTGTACTCCGTCTGGGGCAATACTGGCATCCCCTGTGTCCTCGCTGGAGACGACAAGCAGCTTCCACCATTTGTGGCAACCATGGAAGAAGTCGATGAAGAGCAGAACGCCCTCAACAGACACGGCCCCGACGGCAAGATCTCGCCGCTGCTGTTTTTCAAGGCAATCGGCTGGCCAGTCTACAGACTCCGCATCCAACATCGCATGGCTCAGGGTCAATTCGACTTTTGCCACGACAAAGTGTACAGCGACGTGCCGTTCACATATGGGCCCGGTTGTCAGATCCAGCTCCCACAGCACGAAATCGGCCGCAAGTTGGAAAGCTACCTCGGCGCCAAGTATCCCGAGCTGAGGCCCGCCGCACCCGGTCAACTCGCCCCGGTCTTTGTGCACTGTCAAGGCTCATACACCTTCGTCGATCCCGTGACGAAGTCGAAGCTGAACATTGACCAGGTCAAGATCGGCCTGGACTTGATCTTGGATTTCGTCAGGGAAGCCAGTGTCGATCCCAAAGACATTGCCATTATCAGTCCATATGCCGCCAACGTGGACATGATTGCCAAGATACGGAGGAACCACAAGTACACTGCTCTTGCCAACATGCCCCCGGCTTCAACCGTGGACTCTTTCCAGGGCCAAGAGGGAGACATCACCGTCGTTTTAATGGGCACCACTCGGGCAGTAGGACCTGGCTTCACTTGCAACGAGAACCGGCTCAATGTCATGCTCACTCGCCACAAGAGTGGCCTAGTCATAATTGGAGACCTGGATGTGACTGGAAATGTCGAAACTCTCCtgaaaaaggcaaaagagagggccaagaagggcaagggcaagggcaagggcaagtccATGGCAAACAATCCTGATGTCATGCAGGTGGAATCCAACACCGGAGAACGGGTGTATGTCAAGGTCCACATGTTGCGTGACCTCTGCGTTTCTTCGCACGAATCGGGCCGTgtcatccacatccaagtCCCCGAAAAGGACAAAAGTGGCAAAGACGGAGCGAATGCTGGGAGGTGA
- a CDS encoding aminoglycoside phosphotransferase (similar to Metarhizium robertsii ARSEF 23 XP_007826144.1): MEDLDDEAYNGLIEAEIGRLREMINDEAVCKLASSLNNGEPCTLDYPSKTVGLGSLTGCANYHARIRFTDGSSWLMRVPRVSGFAVGLPESLAAYLIRSEYATLKFLENTAVPAPRAFSFGIPSQGTDHGIGISFLLMQELPGKPWNGHGDAAKIWKGLADIFAELERHPFPKAGSLYVESPDDIPSVSATASDRFVCLDPYGPFETSVAYYTAWAEQYLALIVDGQLYPQFPIEAYLVYRFLQDNATQLSSESDEFFLKHPDDKGDHIMVDENGNITGIIDWQMARVVPRQEAFSLSLVSADMRALCQGNVSLSTKDAALRQAMSEKKSGLASHMGDEKARRFFWGLGLESEWEYALPLANAILGVFGVEQGWDEWKELALKQYEGDERLKALVEGSLLK, encoded by the coding sequence ATGGAGGACCTAGATGATGAGGCCTACAACGGCCTCATTGAGGCGGAAATCGGGCGGCTTCGTGAGATGATAAACGACGAGGCAGTCTGCAAACTCGCTTCTAGCTTGAACAACGGTGAACCTTGCACTTTGGACTATCCTTCAAAGACTGTTGGGCTAGGCTCTCTGACGGGATGTGCCAACTACCACGCCCGTATTCGCTTTACTGACGGATCGTCGTGGCTCATGCGTGTCCCTCGAGTTTCAGGCTTTGCCGTCGGATTGCCAGAATCTCTCGCAGCCTATCTGATCCGCAGCGAGTACGCAACCCTCAAGTTCCTGGAGAATACGGCAGTACCCGCCCCGCGAGCCTTCTCGTTCGGCATCCCGTCTCAAGGTACCGACCATGGAATTGGCATTAGTTTCCTTCTCATGCAGGAGCTTCCGGGCAAGCCGTGGAATGGTCACGGAGATGCTGCCAAGATCTGGAAGGGTCTCGCCGACATCTTTGCGGAGTTGGAGAGGCATCCGTTTCCTAAAGCCGGGTCTCTATATGTCGAGTCTCCGGACGACATACCATCCGTCTCTGCTACGGCCAGTGATAGATTCGTCTGCCTTGACCCCTATGGACCATTTGAGACGTCAGTGGCATACTATACGGCGTGGGCAGAGCAGTACCTGGCGCTGATTGTGGATGGCCAACTTTATCCCCAGTTTCCCATCGAAGCTTACTTGGTATATCGGTTCCTCCAGGACAATGCCACCCAGTTATCCTCTGAGTCGGACGAGTTTTTCTTGAAGCATCCGGACGATAAAGGTGATCACATAATGGTTGACGAGAACGGTAACATCACCGGCATCATTGACTGGCAGATGGCGCGTGTTGTCCCGCGACAAGAGGCCTTCTCGCTATCTCTCGTATCCGCCGACATGAGAGCTCTTTGCCAGGGTAATGTCTCGCTTAGTACAAAAGACGCTGCATTGAGACAAGCCATGAGCGAGAAGAAGTCAGGGTTGGCAAGCCACATGGGAGATGAGAAGGCGAGAAGATTCTTCTGGGGCTTGGGGCTCGAGTCCGAGTGGGAATATGCGTTACCGTTGGCGAATGCTATCCTTGGGGTATTTGGGGTCGAACAGGGCTGGGATGAGTGGAAAGAGTTGGCATTGAAACAGTACGAGGGCGATGAACGCTTAAAGGCTCTTGTAGAAGGGTCTTTACTGAAATAA
- a CDS encoding protein kinase-like protein (similar to Metarhizium robertsii ARSEF 23 XP_007825863.1), with amino-acid sequence MAPQELARSNVGFAQREHDVLSLLSIFVHTHQSLSVGLRLLGTVLDDQTFYMPNAVNCGGYFEVYLLPSKDILEADLLGGKEFIGSSLPDTVAVKCPRIKGKLNDRRNQKLWTSMAMELQILKHKQIMNHPNIVSLFGVCWWSVKGTHMPAFVLEAASSDLHSMVSNFCFTIDKMTTRKILGLAVDISCGLSALHDLGIIHGDMKPQNILIFEDDKLGYIAKLTDFGSSLLKTDIKDPIKLAYNTDIWQAPECHKALNGDQLMEADTFSLGLVLSYMLSRGFMLEPLTEIEESESDDSSEVYTISAQIASHSIRSIFGPALEAQEERLYGPMTARKPAGWPDPDEDLDKFDENESYMSIRKIQRGLIKALIPSLFEPSLRPSSKSIHKNIRIVLSWLLRRDMFYPLMSLEDPFTPELMRASKFNDQETDVLQNPDCEATEEDKERVWQYAQSMEWLDRSFKTIGTSSDLPEMGDITRPQAAHRITASLNTWAQSEAPPPEDMRKVRNPFAVVEAEASFGTLRTLPNRVLTQILGEMQAVAYNESESSSRRAEAAWQCSIFNLMAAQVSDVCSNNPHMDSTLSLLLLAANLGHWKAQSICGWFHDLFGGSLPVGEDIEIQWLHDATCKGSTTARRRLQHLNSDAYVTAVDELKCCFGGIGVELPREWNTYSDEDFLMLIEYQQRDIGNFLQLAATCGRLSLVNTIFEKYSSDVDINFRFPGDETVLLKASRSGHFHVVLTLLDHGADASLSSEEGATPLHFLSAFDEDKIPAVADRLMAAGASLEARSNNAQIFKTTTESLFGMVDGTPLTWAVSANNLTAVHALLDLGSDPFDVTGRTARYSDCWSNNSHVSPAWTAAANFQHEILEALLKKADNCAEKLNYNERCFGESQELKDPYTLLGWVVNGCDGHSIRRLLLHGKQYSYAFQQTFDLCLKFGADPNSVNREKLPVIRPAIQWGQPYILEYLMTTQEGRLKPDKSEWLHGVVVALALQDNATLDILLKYSREDELSPDDWSRFFATTKSLPDDVKVLDRFRKYRDPNMDFFPHFGNALLAGKYELAKFLYQTGKCDLMTMDDGRSLLGRLIISSKVYRNASLHVAALLRLNPPDEVYYNVMDLMGSKLTALQAVVYIQEYREGHKATTDILQAILRKKSDPEFLNRRVESGPWQGKTALYLAVESCNLDAVQYLIDTKSRQLDFSTLDSNGLSLMDQAALLMKNQKKNLELWEVPSEKWRDADLKHFENAIVIARLLYRTKKAKPNRVLLSVTRIDTDDIQAILYGQNEQLVIPCKISELRTAIESGQLDFENRVESSDPQRQQFQFVMKALRDHGLKLGLNDSVFAYTQEINSEEGEGEGSADPVDQSVGQDAYSEFVNSVKKLKL; translated from the exons ATGGCTCCTCAAGAGCTGGCTCGTTCAAACGTCGGCTTTGCTCAAAGAGAGCACGACGTGCTATCACTATTATCCATCTTCGTGCACACGCACCAAAGTCTCTCAGTTGGGCTTCGCTTACTCGGCACCGTTCTAGACGACCAGACGTTTTACATGCCCAACGCTGTTAACTGTGGCGGCTATTTTGAAGTGTATCTGCTACCCTCCAAAGACATCCTGGAAGCTGACCTTCTCGGCGGCAAAGAGTTTATCGGATCGTCTTTACCTGACACTGTTGCTGTGAAATGCCCAAGGATAAAGGGCAAGTTAAATGACAGGAGGAACCAGAAACTATGGAcctccatggccatggagctCCAGATTTTAAAGCACAAACAAATCATGAATCATCCCAACATTGTTAGTCTCTTTGGCGTGTGTTGGTGGTCAGTCAAAGGAACACACATGCCGGCATTTGTACTGGAAGCGGCCTCGTCGGATTTGCACAGCATGGTGAGCAATTTCTGCTTCACAATCGACAAAATGACCACCAGAAAGATTTTGGGCCTGGCAGTCGACATCTCATGCGGTCTTTCCGCGCTACACGACCTTGGTATCATACACGGGGACATGAAGCCGCAGAATATTCTGATATTCGAAGACGACAAGCTGGGTTACATTGCGAAACTCACTGATTTCGGCTCCTCTTTACTCAAGACAGACATCAAGGACCCAATCAAGCTGGCGTACAATACCGACATCTGGCAGGCTCCAGAGTGCCATAAAGCGTTAAACGGTGACCAGCTCATGGAAGCTGATACCTTTTCTTTGGGCCTTGTCTTGTCGTATATGCTAAGCAGAGGGTTCATGCTGGAACCTCTTACCGAAATTGAGGAAAGTGAAAGTGACGATTCCTCTGAGGTGTACACCATATCTGCGCAAATTGCATCTCATTCCATACGAAGCATATTTGGACCTGCCCTGGAAGCGCAAGAGGAAAGACTTTACGGCCCGATGACTGCTCGCAAACCTGCGGGCTGGCCGGACCCAGACGAAGATCTTGACAAGTTTGACGAAAATGAAAGCTACATGTCGATTCGCAAAATTCAGCGAGGTTTGATCAAAGCGCTTATCCCATCACTCTTCGAGCCGTCTCTCCGTCCCAGTTCCAAGAGCATTCACAAGAACATCAGAATAGTGCTAAGCTGGCTTCTTCGACGAGACATGTTTTATCCGCTCATGTCTCTGGAGGATCCGTTCACGCCGGAACTAATGAGGGCGTCAAAGTTTAATGATCAGGAGACGGATGTGTTGCAAAACCCAG ATTGCGAAGCCACTgaggaagacaaggagaGGGTCTGGCAGTATGCGCAGTCTATGGAGTGGCTCGACAGGTCGTTTAAGACTATCGGAACGTCGAGCGATCTTCCGGAAATGGGTGACATCACCCGCCCTCAGGCGGCACATAGAATCACTGCTTCACTCAACACTTG GGCACAGAGTGAAGCCCCTCCGCCTGAGGATATGCGAAAAGTCCGCAACCCCTTTGCAGTTGTAGAG GCCGAGGCATCATTTGGCACTCTGCGTACTCTGCCCAATCGAGTGCTGACGCAGATACTAGGAGAAATGCAAGCTGTTGCGTATAACGAGAGCGAGTCTAGCTCTCGTCGAGCAGAGGCGGCGTGGCAGTGTTCCATTTTCAACCTCATGGCAGCCCAAGTCTCTGACGTGTGCTCAAACAATCCTCACATGGACTCGACTCTCAGTCTCCTTCTTCTGGCTGCAAATCTTGGCCACTGGAAAGCGCAGAGCATTTGTGGTTGGTTCCACGACCTTTTTGGCGGGTCGTTGCCTGTGGGCGAGGACATTGAGATTCAGTGGCTTCATGATGCCACTTGCAAAGGGAGCACGACGGCTCGAAGACGACTTCAGCACCTCAATTCCGATGCCTATGTCACTGCTGTCGACGAATTAAAATGCTGTTTCGGGGGCATTGGGGTCGAATTACCACGAGAATGGAACACCTACAGCGACGAAGATTTCCTCATGCTTATCGAATACCAACAACGCGATATTGGCAACTTCCTCCAACTAGCTGCTACGTGTGGGCGACTCTCACTTGTAAATACCATTTTCGAAAAGTACTCAAGCGACGTGGACATTAATTTTCGCTTTCCAGGGGATGAAACTGTTCTCCTGAAAGCCTCTAGATCCGGACACTTCCACGTCGTCTTGACTCTCCTCGATCACGGCGCAGACGCATCACTCTCCAGCGAAGAAGGCGCAACGCCATTGCATTTCCTAAGCGCCTTTGATGAGGATAAGATACCAGCTGTTGCCGATCGACTGATGGCAGCCGGGGCTAGCCTGGAAGCTCGGTCAAACAACGCCCAAATCTTCAAGACCACCACGGAGTCCTTGTTCGGCATGGTGGACGGAACACCGTTGACTTGGGCCGTCTCGGCAAACAACCTAACCGCAGTACATGCCCTTCTTGATCTCGGCTCCGACCCGTTCGACGTGACTGGACGGACAGCAAGGTACAGCGACTGTTGgtccaacaacagccacgTATCTCCGGCTTGgactgccgccgccaattTCCAGCATGAAATTCTGGAGGCTTTACTGAAGAAGGCGGATAACTGTGCCGAGAAATTAAACTACAATGAGCGCTGTTTTGGAGAAAGCCAAGAGTTGAAAGATCCGTATACACTGCTAGGCTGGGTTGTAAACGGTTGCGATGGCCACAGCATTCGAAGATTACTCCTCCACGGGAAACAGTATTCGTACGCTTTCCAGCAAACGTTTGATCTGTGTTTGAAGTTTGGGGCAGACCCCAACAGTGTGAATCGGGAGAAGTTGCCCGTTATCCGTCCAGCCATTCAATGGGGTCAGCCTTATATCCTCGAGTATCTAATGACGACGCAGGAAGGCAGACTTAAGCCTGACAAGTCCGAATGGCTGCATGGTGTTGTAGTTGCGTTGGCTCTTCAGGACAACGCTacacttgacattttgctGAAGTATTCTCGGGAAGATGAACTTAGTCCAGACGATTGGAGCAGGTTCTTTGCCACCACAAAGTCTCTGCCAGATGATGTCAAGGTCCTCGATCGGTTTCGCAAGTACCGCGACCCCAACATGGATTTCTTCCCGCACTTTGGAAATGCGCTGCTAGCTGGAAAGTACGAGCTTGCAAAATTCCTTTATCAGACAGGCAAGTGTGATTTAATGACCATGGATGACGGTCGGTCTCTTCTCGGGAGACTCATAATCTCGTCAAAGGTGTACCGAAACGCgagcctccatgtcgctGCTTTACTTCGTTTAAACCCACCCGACGAAGTGTACTACAATGTCATGGACCTGATGGGCTCGAAACTCACGGCCCTCCAAGCAGTGGTATACATTCAAGAGTACCGAGAAGGCCACAAAGCAACGACCGACATCCTTCAAGCCATCTTACGCAAAAAGTCTGACCCCGAGTTCCTCAACCGTCGGGTGGAATCTGGACCGTGGCAAGGCAAAACCGCCCTATACCTCGCCGTCGAATCATGTAATTTGGACGCCGTCCAGTACCTCATCGATACCAAGAGTCGACAGCTGGATTTTTCCACGCTCGACAGCAATGGACTCAGCTTAATGGACCAAGCTGCACTGCTGATGAAGAACCAGAAAAAGAACCTGGAGCTGTGGGAGGTGCCCAGTGAGAAGTGGCGGGACGCGGATCTAAAACACTTTGAGAATGCAATCGTCATAGCTAGGCTTCTGTATCGaacgaagaaggcgaagccTAATAGGGTATTACTCTCTGTCACAAGGATTGACACAGATGATATTCAGGCAATTTTGTACGGACAGAATGAACAGCTTGTTATTCCGTGCAAGATTTCAG AGTTGAGGACGGCCATCGAGAGCGGACAGCTAGACTTCGAGAACCGGGTGGAAAGTTCTGATCCGCAACGGCAGCAGTTTCAGTTTGTTATGAAGGCGTTGAGGGACCATGGGCTGAAGCTGGGGCTGAATGATTCGGTGTTTGCGTATACTCAGGAGATAAACTCGGAGGAGGGTGAAGGGGAGGGAAGCGCAGATCCGGTTGATCAGTCGGTGGGCCAGGATGCTTATTCGGAGTTTGTTAACTCTGTGAAAAAGCTTAAGCTGTAG
- a CDS encoding protein kinase, catalytic domain-containing protein (similar to Metarhizium robertsii ARSEF 23 XP_007825862.1), with product MADPVGVAGTALGATSLLAQVFEGTVKAIQLWRKAGGIGEDAAVFQTRLELQLARFKSWGFDWKLDCGPAGLNVNDRRFQDHGDTAIKYVVLIHHFIDQLDSLVSGSNAIKTAGQASVLPTSSIERLLDLASPNSGERQALSDKIRSVQENSDLKEQLSWAVKDGEPLKALDRLESLINDLTSFFTPPRVDPASKLALNSLLATMNLAKLQMISVQPDADSELRGLALLKSTIIQMNARESVFGGEDVTEDEADLEETSPRDEKNGRGFGVFEKNGPQNVLVEFKEVGSSECPPKHSLFTFKAMIRHRIENLARLLKADFKPVEMRTLDCIGVITRHLQGGDLEHGMLFKVEQESTTLLNILESQNPTSTARDADLDAGDWYQIATTLSRAVLFLHLAGWLHKGIRSDNIMFFAKQGQDFSYSEPYIVGFEYTREASSAGQTEGVDDDIGNNLYRHPEVQGLPVQNSRTNSARNARTPFDYRHDIYSFGIVLLELGLRETVETMQRRASVMAGYSNHTADGFREYLLIHEVPKLSSRMGKGYREATQQCLEGGVVATGDRSIQEDFYLKVGRILDGYRVN from the coding sequence ATGGCTGACcctgttggtgttgcaggCACGGCATTAGGCGCCACGAGCCTCCTCGCCCAAGTGTTTGAGGGAACGGTAAAGGCGATCCAACTCTGGCGAAAGGCAGGTGGAATCGGGGAAGATGCCGCCGTCTTTCAAACTAGACTAGAGCTGCAATTGGCGCGATTCAAGAGCTGGGGATTCGACTGGAAACTGGACTGTGGCCCAGCAGGGCTTAATGTCAACGACCGACGTTTTCAAGACCACGGTGACACTGCTATCAAGTACGTCGTGTTGATACACCACTTCATCGATCAGCTGGATAGTCTCGTGTCGGGCAGCAATGCGATCAAGACGGCTGGACAGGCCTCAGTGCTGCCGACCTCTTCAATAGAGAGGCTGTTGGATCTAGCGAGCCCGAATTCTGGCGAGCGACAAGCACTGTCGGATAAAATTCGCAGTGTTCAAGAAAATTCAGACTTGAAGGAGCAGCTATCCTGGGCCGTAAAGGATGGCGAGCCTTTAAAGGCACTCGATCGATTGGAgagcctcatcaacgaccTTACAAGTTTCTTTACCCCTCCAAGGGTTGATCCGGCATCAAAGCTTGCACTAAATAGCCTTCTTGCAACAATGAACCTGGCTAAACTGCAGATGATTAGCGTACAGCCGGACGCGGACTCTGAGCTAAGAGGTCTTGCTCTCCTCAAATCGACCATCATCCAGATGAATGCGAGAGAGTCTGTCTTTGGCGGGGAGGACGTCACAGAAGATGAAGCCGACTTGGAAGAGACTTCACCCAGGGACGAGAAGAATGGGCGGGGATTCGGCGTCTTTGAGAAGAATGGCCCTCAAAATGTGCTCGTGGAATTCAAGGAAGTTGGATCATCCGAGTGTCCCCCTAAACACTCGCTGTTCACATTCAAAGCCATGATACGGCACCGGATCGAAAATCTTGCCAGATTGCTCAAGGCAGACTTCAAACCAGTGGAAATGCGTACCCTGGACTGCATCGGTGTAATTACGAGGCATCTGCAGGGTGGTGATTTGGAGCATGGCATGCTGTTCAAAGTTGAGCAGGAGTCCACCACACTGTTGAACATTCTTGAATCCCAAAACCCAACTAGTACGGCCCGGGACGCCGATTTGGATGCCGGCGACTGGTATCAGATAGCAACGACGCTTTCACGGGCAGTCCTGTTCTTACATCTCGCAGGGTGGCTGCACAAGGGGATTCGGAGCGATAACATCATGTTTTTCGCCAAACAAGGACAGGATTTTTCGTATTCGGAGCCATATATCGTTGGGTTTGAATACACGCGAGAGGCATCGTCTGCGGGGCAAACGGAAGGCGTTGATGACGATATAGGGAACAACTTGTATCGACATCCTGAGGTGCAGGGTCTGCCGGTGCAAAACTCGAGGACCAATTCGGCGAGGAATGCAAGAACGCCATTTGACTACCGGCATGACATTTACAGCTTTGGTATAGTGCTACTCGAGCTGGGTCTGAGGGAGACGGTTGAGACTATGCAGCGGCGGGCGTCTGTTATGGCTGGATACAGTAATCACACTGCTGATGGATTTAGGGAGTATCTGCTGATACATGAAGTGCCCAAGTTGTCGTCGAGAATGGGCAAAGGGTATCGAGAAGCTACGCAGCAGTGTCTTGAGGGGGGAGTTGTGGCTACGGGTGACCGAAGTATACAGGAGGATTTTTATTTGAAGGTTGGGCGAATATTAGATGGATATCGAGTCAATTAG